Proteins co-encoded in one Armatimonadota bacterium genomic window:
- a CDS encoding DMT family transporter, whose amino-acid sequence MSFLLLMVAFMLTGLLHVANKALHECRLDAYRDLYMLMYYAVPMTMGLILLKMQGGKTTMTDRKIGLFMGFSGALSLLFFLIALQHIPGIVAFPVRNLGNLVLTATLSMVAWKEKLSHSQWLGVILSLIAIWLIY is encoded by the coding sequence ATGAGCTTTCTTCTCCTCATGGTTGCATTCATGCTGACAGGTCTGCTCCATGTGGCAAACAAAGCGCTTCATGAATGCAGGTTGGACGCCTACCGTGATTTATATATGCTAATGTACTACGCAGTTCCAATGACAATGGGGTTGATTCTCCTAAAGATGCAAGGCGGAAAAACAACAATGACCGACCGAAAAATAGGTTTGTTCATGGGATTTAGCGGTGCACTAAGCTTGCTCTTTTTCTTGATTGCGCTTCAGCACATCCCTGGAATAGTTGCCTTCCCTGTAAGGAACCTTGGCAACCTAGTTCTTACGGCAACCCTCTCTATGGTCGCATGGAAAGAAAAACTTTCGCACAGCCAGTGGCTCGGGGTCATTCTTTCACTTATTGCTATTTGGCTAATTTATTAG
- a CDS encoding aspartate 1-decarboxylase — protein MRLLTLLKSKIHRATVTDADVNYIGSITIDQDLMERADIKKGELVHVWNVTNGQRFETYAIPAPKRSGVICVNGAAAHLVKKGDKVIIVSFAITDEEVTPKLILVDEENKFLRYL, from the coding sequence ATGCGACTTCTGACACTTCTAAAAAGCAAAATCCACCGAGCAACTGTTACGGACGCTGATGTCAATTACATAGGAAGTATTACAATTGACCAAGACTTGATGGAGCGTGCAGACATAAAGAAGGGTGAACTTGTGCATGTCTGGAACGTTACCAATGGTCAACGGTTTGAAACCTACGCAATTCCCGCGCCGAAGCGGTCTGGAGTCATCTGTGTAAATGGAGCCGCGGCACATCTTGTAAAGAAAGGAGATAAGGTAATAATTGTCTCCTTTGCCATTACTGATGAGGAAGTAACCCCCAAGCTTATTTTAGTCGACGAAGAAAACAAATTTCTAAGGTACCTTTAG
- a CDS encoding uroporphyrinogen decarboxylase family protein: MTGRERFLTALRRGQPDRVPIWELIINEPTLSALYGNIGYFALAEKLDLDAITVFEDHHREDLGGGYFRDEWGIVWGVEPCGVAYPAGHPLKSPADLDSYKPPDPYADHRLKTVSEAVRRFKGEKAIVLCGHEAFEFSHYLIGLENLFAAYIENPEFAHRLARMIVDYKKAVLQRAINEGIDAVVCGDDYAYRTAPLMSPAFFEEFCVPYIKEMVNTAHQGGVPHIKHTDGNIWPILDMIVATGTDAIDPLEPIAGMDIGEVKAKYGDRVAVVGNVDCTEVLPHGTREEVIDAVKETIAKASVGGGHVIASSNSIHPGVKPENYLAMVEAAKQFGQYPLDEKMVSEYKTHKYIAKYLHNS; this comes from the coding sequence GTGACAGGCAGAGAGAGGTTTCTGACTGCTCTTAGGCGGGGGCAGCCTGACAGGGTTCCAATTTGGGAGCTCATTATAAACGAACCCACACTTTCTGCACTCTATGGGAATATAGGTTATTTTGCTTTGGCCGAGAAGCTTGACTTAGATGCAATTACGGTTTTTGAAGATCATCACCGGGAGGATTTGGGCGGCGGCTATTTCCGCGACGAATGGGGCATTGTGTGGGGAGTGGAGCCATGTGGAGTCGCTTATCCAGCTGGCCATCCGCTGAAAAGTCCAGCGGACCTAGATTCTTATAAGCCCCCCGACCCTTATGCTGACCACAGGTTGAAAACAGTTTCTGAGGCTGTTCGTCGCTTTAAAGGCGAAAAAGCTATTGTCCTCTGTGGACATGAGGCTTTCGAGTTTTCTCATTACCTTATTGGTCTTGAAAATCTCTTCGCCGCCTACATTGAGAACCCGGAGTTTGCCCATCGTCTGGCAAGAATGATAGTTGATTATAAGAAGGCAGTGCTTCAACGAGCGATTAATGAAGGGATAGATGCCGTAGTATGTGGAGATGACTATGCTTACCGAACAGCGCCCTTGATGTCTCCTGCTTTCTTTGAGGAGTTTTGTGTTCCTTATATAAAGGAAATGGTAAACACAGCTCATCAAGGTGGAGTTCCCCATATAAAGCACACCGATGGGAATATTTGGCCGATACTTGATATGATTGTTGCGACAGGGACAGATGCAATTGACCCACTCGAACCAATTGCTGGGATGGATATCGGGGAGGTTAAGGCAAAGTATGGCGACCGCGTTGCCGTTGTAGGAAATGTCGATTGTACTGAGGTCCTCCCGCACGGCACGCGGGAAGAGGTCATTGATGCAGTAAAGGAAACAATAGCGAAAGCTTCGGTTGGGGGCGGTCATGTAATTGCATCGAGTAACAGTATTCATCCCGGGGTTAAGCCAGAAAACTACTTGGCCATGGTTGAAGCAGCAAAGCAGTTTGGGCAATACCCTCTTGACGAGAAAATGGTATCGGAATACAAAACACATAAATATATCGCGAAGTATCTTCACAATAGCTAA
- the cobO gene encoding cob(I)yrinic acid a,c-diamide adenosyltransferase, with protein sequence MDIRKGIVQVYTGNGKGKTTAAWGLALRAIGRGLRVAVVQFLKPGKSGEVLAAERLGSAISVFGRTSPFDPNVNQRESAVLREESRQNWAQAVEIIESGEYDMVILDEMCIVLHYGFVNTEEVLAILNRRPPWVDIILTGRYAPKELVDAADLVTEMVEIKHPGNSRQGIEY encoded by the coding sequence ATGGACATCCGCAAGGGCATTGTACAAGTTTATACGGGAAATGGAAAAGGTAAGACAACCGCTGCGTGGGGACTTGCGCTTAGAGCTATTGGGCGTGGGCTTAGGGTGGCAGTTGTGCAATTTCTGAAGCCTGGTAAATCAGGAGAGGTTTTAGCCGCAGAGCGCCTTGGGTCAGCAATTTCAGTTTTTGGACGAACATCGCCTTTTGATCCGAATGTCAACCAACGTGAATCAGCAGTCCTTCGTGAGGAAAGCCGTCAAAATTGGGCGCAGGCGGTTGAAATAATCGAATCTGGCGAGTATGACATGGTCATTTTGGATGAAATGTGCATAGTGCTTCATTATGGTTTTGTCAATACTGAGGAAGTATTAGCAATTCTCAATCGGCGTCCACCTTGGGTCGATATCATTTTAACAGGTAGGTATGCGCCTAAGGAGCTTGTGGATGCCGCCGACCTTGTGACAGAAATGGTTGAAATAAAGCATCCTGGAAATTCAAGACAGGGGATTGAATATTAG
- the sppA gene encoding signal peptide peptidase SppA: MKKTIAVALIIVLVLVLVFVSFVIIALTAGKGGTIPRFGYKVGLVRIEGVIFSGSGQGGLFGDQGAASERVIRALERARKDNSIKSLVIRINSPGGSAAASQEIYNEILRVRRSGKKVTVSMGDVAASGGYYVSAAADRIYANPATITGSIGVVMEIADLHVLLNRLGIELGSIKSGKHKDMGSISRPLTPEERKILQGLINDVFEQFVRDVHKGRKLPLEKVRELADGRIFTGSQAKALKLVDELGGLEDALKAAARDAGIKGEFEVKEYYEQRGLLGQLISEAESSFTSQSRAKFLMGLARRLLRVDNFNSLSHPDY; encoded by the coding sequence ATGAAAAAAACAATTGCCGTTGCTTTGATTATTGTGTTGGTGCTTGTTCTTGTTTTTGTTTCCTTTGTGATTATTGCGCTGACGGCAGGTAAGGGTGGCACCATACCCAGATTTGGATACAAGGTTGGATTAGTTCGAATTGAGGGAGTAATTTTCTCGGGAAGTGGTCAGGGGGGACTTTTCGGTGATCAAGGTGCAGCTTCGGAAAGAGTGATTCGGGCGCTTGAGCGTGCGAGAAAAGACAATTCCATAAAATCGCTCGTCATCAGGATTAATAGTCCTGGGGGAAGCGCTGCAGCCTCACAAGAGATATACAACGAGATTTTACGCGTTCGACGGTCAGGCAAGAAGGTTACAGTCTCGATGGGCGATGTTGCTGCTTCTGGAGGATACTACGTTTCGGCTGCTGCAGACCGAATATATGCTAACCCTGCAACTATAACTGGCAGCATTGGGGTAGTCATGGAAATCGCCGATCTCCATGTCCTTCTTAATCGTTTGGGAATTGAATTGGGATCAATTAAGAGCGGGAAGCACAAGGATATGGGGAGTATATCGCGTCCCCTTACTCCTGAAGAGCGGAAAATTCTCCAGGGGTTGATAAACGATGTTTTTGAGCAGTTTGTAAGAGACGTTCACAAAGGCCGGAAACTTCCACTTGAAAAGGTAAGAGAACTTGCTGACGGGCGCATTTTTACCGGCAGTCAGGCGAAAGCATTGAAGTTGGTGGATGAGCTTGGCGGTCTCGAGGATGCGCTCAAGGCAGCGGCGCGCGATGCGGGAATAAAGGGGGAGTTCGAGGTCAAAGAGTATTATGAACAAAGAGGTCTCTTGGGTCAACTAATAAGTGAAGCAGAATCAAGCTTTACCAGCCAGTCTCGCGCTAAATTTCTTATGGGATTAGCGCGAAGATTACTGCGCGTGGATAATTTCAACTCGCTATCCCATCCTGATTACTGA
- a CDS encoding EamA family transporter → MVLFLILSIIFNTGFAMSYKIATRRNSNVQAVNVWMYIGSTLTVITYTLIKHELSLNIQAIILGSISGFMVFFATLAFFYHIGYGQLSTSWTVISLAIAFPVLASIFVWHEQPNHKQIVGLVLIALALILFGRHETRNGGMG, encoded by the coding sequence ATGGTTTTATTCTTGATCTTATCAATCATCTTCAACACTGGCTTTGCTATGAGCTACAAGATAGCAACACGCCGAAATTCGAATGTCCAAGCCGTAAACGTTTGGATGTACATTGGCTCTACCCTAACCGTAATCACCTATACTCTTATAAAGCATGAATTGTCGCTAAACATTCAGGCTATTATTTTAGGTTCAATTTCAGGGTTTATGGTTTTCTTTGCAACTTTGGCATTTTTTTATCACATAGGCTACGGTCAGCTTTCAACATCCTGGACAGTTATCAGCCTGGCGATAGCATTTCCCGTATTGGCCTCTATCTTCGTCTGGCACGAGCAACCGAATCACAAGCAGATTGTTGGCCTTGTGCTAATTGCTTTGGCACTTATTCTTTTTGGCAGGCACGAAACAAGAAATGGAGGCATGGGTTAA
- a CDS encoding NTP transferase domain-containing protein, which produces MEMYGIVMAGGGGTRLWPKSRENFPKQIHPLVGEKPLVQAMTDRLSAILGEDKVYIITNAHHVDLICEATARKPDVVFIDPYRRDTAPCIGLAAAYISLIDPEAILGVFPSDHYISGDEEFAQTILAAKKLAEMGKVVTIGIPPTAPETGYGYIQIEPEYEVIKGCEVHKAKRFVEKPDLPTAKRYVESGDYLWNSGMFVWSVPKIMELFALHLPDIHERLMRIKDAVGGENETDVLHREYEAMRRISVDYGIMEKLDDIMVVRATFGWNDIGSWTAVSDIMPKDEYGNAVNAFHIGVDTTNNLVVGSEDKLIATIGLDDMIIVDTEDALLVCPKDRAQDVKKLVELLKERGLEKYL; this is translated from the coding sequence ATGGAGATGTATGGCATTGTCATGGCAGGCGGCGGAGGCACACGATTGTGGCCAAAGTCTCGAGAAAACTTCCCTAAGCAGATACATCCTCTGGTGGGAGAGAAGCCGCTTGTGCAGGCTATGACAGATAGATTATCCGCAATTCTTGGCGAGGACAAGGTCTACATTATAACTAATGCCCATCATGTAGATTTAATCTGCGAAGCAACCGCGCGGAAGCCCGATGTGGTGTTTATCGATCCTTATAGGCGCGATACAGCACCTTGCATAGGCCTTGCGGCAGCATATATAAGCCTAATAGACCCAGAGGCAATTTTAGGGGTTTTCCCGTCAGACCATTATATTTCGGGTGATGAAGAGTTTGCACAAACTATACTGGCTGCGAAAAAGCTAGCGGAAATGGGAAAAGTGGTCACAATTGGTATACCTCCGACAGCCCCTGAAACAGGATATGGTTATATTCAAATAGAGCCCGAGTACGAAGTCATTAAAGGATGCGAGGTTCATAAGGCAAAACGATTTGTTGAAAAGCCTGACCTTCCGACTGCTAAACGATATGTTGAGAGTGGTGATTATCTTTGGAATAGCGGCATGTTTGTATGGAGTGTGCCAAAAATTATGGAGCTCTTTGCTCTTCATTTGCCGGATATTCATGAGCGGTTAATGCGAATAAAAGATGCCGTCGGCGGAGAAAATGAAACCGACGTCCTTCATCGTGAGTATGAAGCAATGCGTCGGATTTCCGTTGATTATGGAATAATGGAGAAACTCGACGATATTATGGTCGTGCGGGCAACGTTTGGTTGGAATGACATTGGTAGTTGGACGGCAGTAAGCGACATAATGCCAAAGGACGAATACGGAAACGCAGTTAACGCTTTTCACATAGGAGTAGATACGACCAATAACTTGGTTGTTGGTTCGGAGGACAAGCTAATTGCAACCATTGGGCTTGATGATATGATCATTGTTGATACCGAAGACGCGCTCCTTGTTTGTCCGAAAGACCGTGCGCAGGATGTGAAAAAGTTAGTAGAGTTATTGAAAGAGCGGGGTTTGGAGAAATATCTGTGA